One segment of Setaria viridis chromosome 4, Setaria_viridis_v4.0, whole genome shotgun sequence DNA contains the following:
- the LOC117851829 gene encoding protein DETOXIFICATION 52, with product MGTTTPMPSAPPVALVGGKVGHHVYVAVPQHAEADAAGHHCGRQLKCRAVPLPAAGETVREAVALCRLAFPIALTALLLYSRTALSMFFLGSIGDLPLAAGSLAIAFANITGYSVLSGLSLGMDPLCSQAFGANQPRLLGLTLYRSILFLLCCSLPLSALWLNMSKILVFLGQDREITALAQEYVIFSLPDLLSFSIIHPLRVYLRSQGITRPLAAAAGAAVLFHVPANYVLVGCLGLGAPGVAAAASASNFVLLAVLLAYVVVRRDAALLAAGPPTAEWLAGWGPLARLAAPSCVSVCLEWWWYEVMILFCGLLPDPKPAVASMGVLMQTTALVYVFPSSLGFGVSTRVGNELGANRPGRARAAAHVAVAGAAAMGLAAMSFAAGVRHAWGRMFTADADILRLTAAALPIVGLCELGNCPQTVGCGVLRGSARPARAAHVNLGAFYLVGMPVAVLLAFGLGVGFVGLWMGLLAAQVCCAGLMLCVVGSTDWEAQARRAQELTSCSPDDVEKPRAHKSATAAGEGGRPEKGEQAGVERKCYEPLISNSEETVPDTV from the coding sequence ATGGGCACCACCACCCCCatgccgtcggcgccgccggtggcgctGGTCGGCGGCAAGGTCGGCCACCACGTCTACGTTGCAGTGCCTCAGCACGCGGaagccgacgccgccggccaccattgCGGCCGCCAGCTCAAGTGCCGTGCCGTGCCCCTGCCGGCGGCAGGGGAGACCGTccgggaggcggtggcgctgtgccGGCTCGCGTTCCCGATCGCGCTGACGGCGCTGCTGCTCTACTCGCGGACGGCCCTGTCGATGTTCTTCCTGGGCTCCATCGGCGACCTCCCGCTGGCGGCCGGGTCCCTCGCCATCGCCTTCGCCAACATCACCGGTTACTCGGTGCTGTCCGGGCTCTCGCTCGGCATGGACCCGCTCTGCTCCCAGGCGTTCGGCGCCAACCAGCCGCGCCTCCTCGGCCTAACCCTCTACCGCTCCATCCTCTTCCTGCTCTGCTGCTCGCTGCCGCTCTCGGCGCTCTGGCTCAACATGTCCAAGATCCTCGTGTTCCTGGGCCAGGACCGCGAGATCACGGCGCTGGCGCAGGAGTACGTCATCTTCTCCCTCCCGgacctcctctccttctccatcaTTCACCCACTCCGCGTGTACCTCCGGTCCCAGGGGATCAcgcgcccgctcgccgccgccgcgggagccGCCGTGCTCTTCCACGTGCCGGCGAACTACGTCCTGGTGGGGTGCCTCGGGCTCGGTGCGCCCggggtggccgccgcggcgtcggcgtccaacttcgtcctcctcgccgtgcTGCTCGCGTACGTCGTCGTCCGGCGCGACGCGGCGCTGCTCGCGGCGGGGCCGCCCACGGCGGAGTGGCTCGCCGGGTGGGGCCCGCTCGCTCGGCTGGCCGCACCAAGCTGCGTGTCGGTGTGCCTCGAGTGGTGGTGGTACGAGGTGATGATCCTATTCTGCGGCCTGCTGCCGGACCCGAAGCCGGCGGTGGCATCCATGGGCGTGCTCATGCAGACGACGGCCCTGGTGTACGTGTTCCCGTCGTCGCTGGGCTTCGGCGTGTCCACGCGGGTGGGCAACGAGCTGGGCGCCAACCGCccgggccgcgcgcgcgccgcggcgcacgTCGCCgttgccggcgcggcggccatggggcTCGCCGCTATGTCGTTCGCGGCCGGGGTGCGCCACGCGTGGGGGCGCATGTTCACCGCCGACGCCGACATCCTCCGGCTGACCGCGGCGGCGCTCCCGATCGTGGGGCTCTGCGAGCTCGGCAACTGCCCGCAGACCGTCGGCTGCGGCGTGCTCCGCGGcagcgcgcggccggcgcgcgccgcgcaCGTCAACCTCGGCGCCTTCTACCTGGTGGGCATGCCCGTCGCCGTGCTTCTGGCGTTCGGGCTCGGCGTGGGCTTCGTCGGGCTCTGGATGGGCCTCCTGGCGGCGCAAGTGTGCTGCGCCGGGCTCATGCTCTGCGTCGTCGGCTCCACCGACTGGGAGGCGCAGGCGCGGCGGGCGCAGGAGCTGACGTCATGCTCGCCGGACGACGTGGAGAAGCCTAGGGCCCACAAGTCAGCGACGGCCGCGGGAGAGGGAGGCAGGCCGGAGAAGGGGGAGCAGGCGGGCGTGGAGCGGAAGTGCTACGAGCCGTTGATCTCCAACAGTGAGGAGACCGTGCCAGACACTGTGTAG